The genomic interval AGCTCCCTCAGGGACCCCCATGCCCAGGGGCCTCTGCCTGAGCCCCTTACCCATCTCCATGGCACCCCTGTTACTCTCTGCCAACATTCCTCCTATGCCCTCCACTGCTCCTGGGCCCCAAAGAGCAAAGGAGTCAGAAATTTCATACCCCCTCCAAGGCTAGGGGCACTGGGAGGGGCAGTTCTGGGCGGGGAGGGGCCAGGTGCCCTTCTCTGGGGGCCTCTGAAGGTCACACTGTGGCCAGGcagcctctcctccccctccccccccctccCTTGGAGGCCTGGAGCCAAGGCCTTTGTGCCAGGGTCTGAGGAACTCCTGGTGGCAGCAGGGACCCCAGCCcgtttccttccttctgcctctcCAAGGGCGCTCTGAGCAGAAAAGGACCCCTCAGGTGGTTTGGGAAAGCAAGCTGGGTGGGCAAGTTTAGAGTTCCCAAAAACCACCTGCTCCTACTCCAACGCCCATTTCACCAGAACAAAGTGTGTTTGCAAGGCTGGCAGGAGCTCTCTCCAAAGGTTCGGGGAGGGCTAGTCCCACACTGCCCATGTCACAGCAAATTTCAAATCATTTTCCCAAAAAGTGCAAAGTGGAATAAGGACACCCTTTAAACCCTCCCTGCGGTCGCCCCCCAAAAAGCTAAAGCACAGCTCACTCGGAagtatgggggaggggagggaagcagaCTGTCACCGAGTCGGGACTTTCGGTAGAGTCTCGACAAAGCCCCGGGCTGGGCCGGGTAGCCCGACTCCTGACAGTGATCTTTCTTTCCTCGGAGTCTGGGGCTGGAGAGAGGTTATGTGGGTCTTCTCAGCAAGAGGGAGTTAAAAATAAAGGGGTGGCGGGGGCTTCTATTCGAGCAGGGGAGGAAACTGGGAAGGGGCGTGAGGAAATGCCTCCTAGGAGGGGTTTAAGGGCTGGGGACAGCGGGAAGGCACAGGGATGGTTCTCCGGGTCCTCGGCGTGGGGCTACCTCGAGAGGTCACCTTCCCGCGGAGGGCCGGCGGGGGGAGGGGCGCGGCTCGCCGCCCCGGGTTCCCCGCTCGGGCCGCCGCGGCTCCGGGAACACGCGGCCGGCCAGGCCCGGGCTGATGTAATCGGCTCCGCGCCGCGCGCGCCCGGCCGGGCGGGGGAGGGCGGGCACCGAGCGGGACGCGAGCTGGGACGGGGGGGTTGGTGCGGCGCAGGTGGCCCGGCGGAGAGGGGGGTCCCAAGCAGCAATCCACCCCGAAACTTTTCCCCAACTCGCGGCGAGGGCCGCAGAGATCGAGCGGCAGTGACAGCAAGCCCCATCTCtcgcctgccccctgccccctccacgcTCTCTGCCCTCCCCGGGTCCAAGGTCcgagcacccccacccctgcccgccAGGGCTCCAGCTCCCGCCCCAGCTGCCCAGACTTCCAGTTCGTCGGGAACCAGCGGCCGGGAGCAAACTTCAGCCGCCGGCGGCAGCGCAAGCCCAGCCCCCTCAGCCGCCTCCTCCGGCTCCCGCCCTCCGCTGGTCGGCCCAGATCGTACGTGCGGTGACTCCGGTGGGTGGGCAGGGCCCGCGTGGGCGGTGAGACTCTATCCCGGTGCCCTCCCACCTAGCGCGCGCCCCCTCCCCCTACACCTACGAAGATAGAGGGGAAGCCGCGAGCCCGGGGCCCAAGGACCCGCGTGGGGCACGGAGTCCCCCACGCGCGCGCTCTCACGCACGTCCCCAGCCCTTACCTTGGCATGGTGAAGGTAGAGCAGCAAGGCAAGGCTCCAGTGCACCCAAGAGAGCAAAAAGTTCATGGTTTCGGAGGCCCGGCCGGGGCCGGCGCGGCTCGCGCTCCCTCTCCGGCTCGGGCTGCGGGGCGGCCCGCTCTCCTCGGCGCCCAGGCGGGCTCCTCTTCCTCCCGGAGCCGAGGCCCGGGCCAGGGCCTGGGGCGCGCGCGCGGCTGGAGCACTGTCTGTGCACACAGCCGCCTCACCCGTCCATGAGCCCGGCTTCCGAGAGCCGAGTCGCCACcgcggccccttctcctcttccttctcttcttcctcctccccctcctccgaCTGCGGCTCCTCCCGGCCCGAGCGAGCACTTCTCCCGGTGCCGCTCGGCTCGGCTGCCCCGGCACGGACCACGGCTCCTCCGGAACGAGAACAGCCCAGAAGTTGGACGAAAAGTTTCAGGGCAACGTCGCGAGCCCCGACCCCCTCCACCCCGCCTCCGGGCGCGGGCTCCGGCTCCTGCCCGCGGCTCGCCGCCGCGTCCACCGTCGGCCGCCGGCCGGGGAGGAGGTGGGCGCTGGGGCAGGGGGcggtgtctgtctgtctgtccgtcAGCGCTGCTGGTCCGACGCGGGATCCCGAGGGGGAGGGCTCACGCTGCGCTCTGGCGGTCACCCCCAAAAAACAGGTCACTCACTTTGCCCCTGTCCCTCTCGTGTCTCGCTCGTCAGCGCGCGCTCTCTGACCcggtctctctctcttccttcacttctcTTTGGAGCTCTTGCTACCCTCTTTCTTCTCTGCTCGTTTCCAGAATCCGAAGTGATTTTGGGGGGCAGTAAAAGAGCAATCTCCCCAAACGGTCGGCCCGATTTAGTGGGGAAtgggaagcaaaaataaattaaaacggAAAAGAAtacggttaaaaaaaaatgtttcagaaaaaagGAGGAGGGTAAACCCTGGATAAATGAATATCAAATTCCAGTGCGGAGACCCCTGGCCGGTGACCCCGCCGGTCCGTCCGCCTCTTCGATGCGTCTCCCGACCGAGCGCCGCTGCCGCCGGCTCCACTCGCCCCCCAACGCCGCAGCCTCGTCGCAGCCGGGCTGCCCCAAGCCTCTGCGCTCCTCACCGCTACGAGCCGACTAAAAAGAAGGCAGGCCCCGCCCCGACACGCCCAGGGGGCGGGGCCAGACCCAGCCTCAGCTCCTGGGTCCGTCCCCTCTGCGCCTCTGGCTACTACCTTCCCCTGGGGACACCGACCGAAGCCCGGGCCCTCACCCACCCCAGCAAAGGGAGTGCTCGATCCCCACCAAGGCGCACAGCCTGAACATTACCTATCGCCCCCTCTGCCGGGAGACACACACGCCCGCGCGGTATTTGCGGGGCGGGTACAGGAAAGTGAGGTTATGTGCGGTCAGGGCTCCagagctattcccttctctatgcTGGGAATATTGGAGGGGGCAGGGGTTTGAGGGAGTCGGACAGGGACGGGTggaaagagagacacacagatcCGTTGGAATCCTGGGGTGACCCCTGCCTTCTCCACCCCGCGCCAAACACTCTCAACTAcccgcccccccacacacacatagtcacaggCGTCCTCACTCACGCAGACGCTGCATCCCAAGTTCACCCAGCTTCCCTGTGGTGGCTGAGCGCCCCCTAGTGACTATCGGATGCACACCCCATCTCAAGTTCAAGAGGCCTCAAGAAGAGGGTTGAGGGAGATTACCCCTGAcacacccccctccaccccccgttTCTGACCTCTCAAACAGTGGCACGTCTGGGACTCGAGTGGTCCCACGTGCACAAAGCCCAGTGCTGGGCACAGAGGGCATGATGTATCCATCCGGACTCTGTGCTCATCTCCCGGCCTCATCTGGCCCGCTGACATCATGGTTAGCTGCAGCCAACAGGCTGGGGTGACTGGGGTCCTTTGGGAAGTGTTCAGGGAGGCTCCCCTGGGGGTAAGTATTTGGCACTATGTTTGTGGGGCTGAGAACAAGAAGCCATGTGGTTCTGGGGTTAGTCAATGGCCCAGAGAGAAGAGGACCTGTTGGAGCCCACGTATGCACTGTGGAGTCTGGCAGAGCCCAAAGGGAGAGGCAGCTGGGCAGACAGAGGCCCTTGTTTCTGCttctccacccccctcccccagatgTTGCCAGGGAACTGAGGCCAGGGGGCTGGTGGGGGCGGTTGGAGGCCAGGGCTCGAGTGATGATTCAAACCTACTCACCAGCACTAAGGAACGTCTGTAGGCCAGCTGCCCGGAGCTCCCACCAGGCCGGAGGCCAAGGCTTCTATCAGTCCCAGTCCAGGCTCACAGCTCATCTTCTGAACAGAACTGGGGCATTCTCCTCAGCAGCCCCCAGACCTTCAGGAGTCACTGCCTACTTCTTGCAGCTAGCAGCctctcctcccttttccccaAGTCCCCTCTGTTTCTTCAAAGCTCACCTCTTCCCCAACTCCCCATGTCTTCCCTAAGTGCCCCCCaagaccccccaccccacccttgcaTATAGGAACCAGCCTGGAAAAAGTCCTGGTTGGGCTTGGACCCAGCAGCTCCCAGTCTcccccagggaggaggagggtgcACGGGGGTGATACCTGTGAGAAGAGAGGGACTAACCAGTCTCATTATTCATCTAGATCTGGCCTGGGCCTGCCTGGGACTGATGCAGCCTCTGTGAAGGCCCAGGCTGAGAATGGGAACTAGGCTGAGACTAGAATGCACCACTTCCCTCAAGTTGACCCAAACAATACAAGGAGGTTACTCAGCCAGCCCCTGGTCTCAGCACATGGTGCTGTGCTTTGGTGGGGGTGCTAGGTTACCCACTTAGTGCCGCAGTTCCCCAGAGTGGTGTCCTGAGGCCCTTATGGGCAGAGGGGCTGGCTCAGCCTCTACCCCATCCTACCCTCTCCATCATTCATGCCTCCAGTCCCGTCTCCACCACCTGGCAGGCTCCCCAGCAGCAGGGACAAGGTCTTTTTACAGTTAGTAAATGTTTATTTGCTGGCTCAGGGCCCCTCCCAAGCAGGCTTCCTCACCAAAGCTCCACGCTCCAAGAAGCCACGTGCGTCATGGAAGCGAAGTCACTAAACTTCCTCCTTGCCCAGCCTGGTCCATGTCTAGCAACCTCAGAGCACAAGATGTGGACACCTTACCAGGGATCTCCTGCCTTATTCCTGCCCTGGTGCCAGCA from Budorcas taxicolor isolate Tak-1 chromosome 11, Takin1.1, whole genome shotgun sequence carries:
- the VEGFA gene encoding vascular endothelial growth factor A; its protein translation is MMSAGQMRPGDEHRVRMDTSCPLCPALGFVHSARSGEERRGLGQPGCDEAAALGGEWSRRQRRSVGRRIEEADGPAGSPARVTCFLGVTARAQREPSPSGSRVGPAALTDRQTDTAPCPSAHLLPGRRPTVDAAASRGQEPEPAPGGGVEGVGARDVALKLFVQLLGCSRSGGAVVRAGAAEPSGTGRSARSGREEPQSEEGEEEEEKEEEKGPRWRLGSRKPGSWTGEAAVCTDSAPAARAPQALARASAPGGRGARLGAEESGPPRSPSRRGSASRAGPGRASETMNFLLSWVHWSLALLLYLHHAKWSQAAPMAEGGQKPHEVMKFMDVYQRSFCRPIETLVDIFQEYPDEIEFIFKPSCVPLMRCGGCCNDESLECVPTEEFNITMQIMRIKPHQSQHIGEMSFLQHNKCECRPKKDKARQEKKSVRGKGKGQKRKRKKSRYKSWSAPCGPCSERRKHLFVQDPQTCKCSCKNTDSRCKARQLELNERTCRCDKPRR